A genomic window from Chlorobium phaeobacteroides DSM 266 includes:
- the surE gene encoding 5'/3'-nucleotidase SurE, giving the protein MDQLKKPHILLCNDDGIEGEGLHALAASMKKIGNITVVAPAEPHSGMSHAMTLGTPLRIKKYYKNNRFFGYTVSGTPVDCVKVALSQILPSKPDLLVSGINYGSNTATNTLYSGTVAAALEGAIQGITSLAFSLATYENADFSYAAKFARKLSKKVLTEGLPPDTILSVNIPNIPESEIQGILVTEQGRSRWEEDAIERHDVYGNPYYWLNGTLMLLDTSLQHDEYAVRKHYVAVTPISCDFTNRDFMGSLEQWNLKK; this is encoded by the coding sequence GTGGATCAACTGAAAAAGCCTCATATTCTGCTGTGCAACGATGACGGCATTGAAGGAGAAGGCCTGCATGCGCTTGCCGCTTCCATGAAAAAAATAGGTAACATAACCGTCGTGGCACCGGCTGAACCGCATAGCGGCATGAGCCACGCCATGACGCTCGGCACCCCCCTTCGAATAAAAAAATATTATAAAAACAACCGGTTTTTCGGCTATACCGTATCGGGAACGCCCGTTGACTGCGTAAAAGTAGCATTAAGCCAGATACTCCCGTCGAAACCCGATCTGCTCGTCTCCGGCATCAATTACGGCAGCAACACAGCAACGAATACACTCTATTCAGGAACCGTTGCCGCAGCTCTCGAAGGAGCAATTCAGGGCATTACCTCGCTTGCGTTTTCTCTGGCAACCTATGAAAATGCCGATTTCTCCTATGCGGCAAAATTTGCCCGAAAACTCTCGAAAAAAGTATTAACCGAAGGACTGCCGCCGGATACGATTCTCTCCGTGAACATTCCAAACATCCCGGAATCGGAAATCCAGGGCATTCTGGTTACCGAACAGGGCCGATCGCGATGGGAAGAGGACGCTATCGAGCGGCATGACGTTTACGGCAACCCCTATTACTGGCTGAACGGCACCCTGATGCTCCTCGATACATCGCTTCAACATGACGAGTACGCAGTCAGAAAGCATTACGTTGCCGTAACTCCGATATCATGCGATTTTACAAACAGGGATTTCATGGGATCCCTGGAACAATGGAACCTGAAAAAATAG
- the accD gene encoding acetyl-CoA carboxylase, carboxyltransferase subunit beta translates to MVWFKRAKPAIRTTDRRDMPEGMWWKCDECGAMLHKKQLEDNFYTCSECGYHFRISPYKYFSLLFDGDKYQEFEDQLRSADPLGFTDTKKYLDRVHDIIEKSGKTEACRNAFGEADGRMLVVSAMDFGFIGGSMGSVVGEKIARAVDKAIDLNAPLLVISQSGGARMMEGAFSLMQMAKTAARLTRLSEKKLPFFSLMTDPTMGGITASFAMLGDVNISEPKALIGFAGPRVIRDTIKRDLPEGFQRAEFLLEHGFLDLIVHRRELKTQIVRLMTMLAP, encoded by the coding sequence ATGGTCTGGTTCAAACGGGCAAAACCTGCGATTCGCACGACCGACAGGCGTGATATGCCGGAAGGCATGTGGTGGAAATGCGATGAGTGTGGCGCTATGCTGCATAAAAAGCAGCTTGAGGATAACTTTTATACCTGTTCTGAATGCGGTTACCATTTTCGGATCTCTCCTTACAAGTATTTTTCTCTCCTTTTTGACGGCGATAAGTATCAGGAGTTTGAAGATCAACTGAGAAGTGCCGACCCTCTCGGGTTTACGGATACGAAAAAATATCTCGACCGTGTTCATGATATTATTGAAAAAAGCGGAAAAACCGAGGCTTGTCGAAATGCTTTCGGCGAAGCTGACGGCAGGATGCTTGTTGTTTCTGCCATGGACTTCGGTTTTATCGGTGGTTCAATGGGTTCGGTCGTCGGCGAAAAGATCGCTCGCGCTGTCGATAAGGCAATCGATCTCAATGCGCCTCTTCTTGTTATTTCACAGTCAGGCGGCGCAAGAATGATGGAGGGAGCGTTCAGTCTGATGCAGATGGCTAAAACCGCGGCCCGTCTGACTCGTCTCAGCGAAAAAAAGCTTCCGTTTTTTTCGCTTATGACCGACCCGACGATGGGGGGGATTACCGCATCGTTTGCCATGCTTGGCGACGTCAATATCAGCGAACCCAAGGCGCTGATCGGCTTTGCCGGACCGAGAGTAATCAGGGATACCATCAAGAGGGATCTGCCTGAAGGGTTTCAGCGTGCCGAGTTTCTTCTTGAGCACGGGTTTCTCGATCTCATTGTTCATCGCAGGGAGTTGAAAACGCAGATCGTGCGTCTCATGACCATGCTTGCGCCTTAA
- a CDS encoding BamA/TamA family outer membrane protein codes for MADLKTNQTADSYTLLFRQEQYQLSIKTECKRLAFLAALLLIEALMPALLFAAPSAIVYPDTLSLPSRRYAMQPFMRPARKTVGLALSGGGANCIAQIGVLKALEEEGIPVDFIAGTSMGAVIGGLYSCGYTPDELEDIAISLPWQSILSLKDTYPRSSIFLEQQKIRDRASIAIRFNKLKLVVPKLLNSSQTLTGALDLLVLNSLYHPQQQFNSLPVNFRAVATDLVTGKRITLTSGSLSEAMLASSTIPILFEPIKRDGYELVDGGLVANLPVDELDAFNASCKIAVDTHGGMYAKIEEIDSPWKAADQAMTILTGLQYPAQLAKADIVITPDLSAHKATDFSDFKTLIENGYQKGKVLTGTIKRAIQSVEKKGTPLHHFRKTITITGDEEVRAEYAEVVSRIMHNGSSLEQTLQKLLETDLFSRIYAHLDKHGKKVDIHLDPLPRIKQIIISGGPETSMTDSERQACFKPVTSSIYTNSAGTRALEELIRLYRRKGFSLVTLETCTMSENALHIKLSTGRADDIAMRQDKPTTSLVPITREIKMSTKKALQLADAEESVDNLYGTGAFSSVAIASEQTSSDNERTKTILQFSLNNKPSSVLRLGVRYDETENAQFLVDYRNENVGGTTGSIGGWIKAGKKNSMATFEYTMPRIGSTHFTLFSKLFFDQREFETRDLHFSKDFSGFSSETGSSYGIQRYGITSSFGTRIRKNGLFVFDVTLQNAQSYPDSDNTEIFRTDNLNMLSFGMQFTLDSRNNSLIPTEGRYTNLRYAVTPPILDANETYWQVSGTHEENIPLSSSATVQLSGMFGLSSSSMPLSEKFYLGGQGNLYSRRFIGLKQNDLIGNNMAAAGIQFRYTPPFEILFPASFLLHYSIGNAWERRDQISFARLIQGIGAGLMWDTPIGPARFTVSKAFAFLPYADSNETSSLRFSDTILYFSLGHDF; via the coding sequence TTGGCAGATCTCAAAACAAACCAGACAGCAGATTCATACACGCTGCTTTTCCGACAGGAGCAATACCAATTGTCCATCAAAACAGAATGTAAACGCCTTGCTTTTCTTGCGGCGCTCCTCCTGATCGAAGCGCTCATGCCCGCTCTTCTTTTTGCCGCCCCCTCCGCCATCGTCTACCCCGACACCCTTTCGCTGCCCTCACGACGTTATGCCATGCAGCCGTTCATGAGACCTGCCCGAAAAACCGTTGGACTCGCACTATCCGGTGGAGGAGCCAATTGTATCGCGCAGATCGGCGTACTCAAGGCGCTTGAAGAAGAGGGAATACCTGTCGATTTTATTGCAGGAACAAGCATGGGAGCGGTCATCGGGGGCCTTTACAGTTGCGGATACACCCCTGACGAACTTGAAGATATAGCCATATCGCTCCCCTGGCAATCCATTCTCTCGCTCAAAGACACCTATCCGCGTTCATCGATATTTCTCGAACAACAGAAAATACGCGACCGGGCAAGTATAGCCATTCGCTTCAACAAGCTGAAACTGGTCGTACCAAAACTTCTCAACTCCTCGCAAACACTCACCGGCGCACTCGATCTGCTGGTGCTTAACAGTCTCTACCACCCTCAACAGCAGTTCAACTCTCTGCCGGTAAACTTCAGAGCCGTCGCTACCGACCTGGTTACAGGAAAAAGAATCACCCTGACCTCCGGATCACTTTCAGAAGCAATGCTCGCAAGCAGCACCATACCAATCCTGTTTGAACCGATAAAACGCGATGGCTACGAACTTGTCGACGGAGGACTTGTTGCCAACCTGCCGGTTGATGAGCTTGACGCGTTCAACGCATCCTGTAAAATCGCAGTCGATACCCATGGCGGCATGTACGCAAAGATTGAAGAAATAGACTCCCCGTGGAAGGCGGCAGACCAGGCCATGACCATTCTCACCGGCCTGCAATATCCGGCTCAGCTTGCCAAAGCCGATATCGTCATAACGCCTGACCTCTCCGCTCACAAAGCCACAGACTTTTCCGATTTTAAAACACTCATTGAAAACGGCTATCAAAAAGGGAAGGTTCTTACCGGAACCATAAAACGAGCGATTCAATCCGTTGAAAAAAAAGGCACCCCCCTTCACCATTTCAGAAAAACCATCACCATAACCGGGGATGAAGAGGTCAGGGCCGAATATGCAGAAGTTGTCAGCAGAATTATGCATAACGGCTCCTCCCTTGAACAAACACTGCAAAAGCTGCTGGAAACCGATCTCTTTTCCCGTATCTATGCCCATCTCGACAAACACGGGAAAAAAGTTGACATTCACCTTGACCCGCTGCCCCGCATCAAACAGATCATTATATCAGGAGGCCCTGAAACCAGCATGACGGACAGTGAACGCCAGGCATGCTTCAAACCCGTCACATCAAGCATCTATACCAATAGTGCCGGAACCAGGGCTCTTGAAGAACTCATCCGCCTGTATCGCCGGAAAGGGTTCAGTCTCGTTACTCTCGAAACCTGCACCATGAGTGAAAACGCCCTTCATATCAAGCTCTCGACAGGCAGAGCTGACGATATTGCAATGCGGCAGGACAAACCGACAACCTCCCTGGTACCGATAACCCGGGAAATCAAGATGAGCACGAAAAAAGCCCTGCAACTCGCAGACGCTGAAGAATCGGTAGATAATCTCTATGGAACGGGAGCTTTCAGCAGCGTTGCCATAGCGTCGGAACAAACATCGTCAGATAACGAACGAACAAAAACCATCCTGCAGTTTTCTCTCAACAACAAACCATCATCCGTACTTCGACTCGGAGTACGATATGACGAAACAGAGAACGCGCAATTTCTTGTTGATTACAGAAATGAAAATGTCGGGGGAACAACCGGTTCAATAGGAGGATGGATAAAGGCAGGCAAAAAGAACAGCATGGCCACCTTTGAGTACACCATGCCCCGTATCGGATCAACCCATTTCACGCTTTTCTCAAAACTCTTTTTCGATCAACGGGAATTCGAAACAAGAGACCTCCACTTTTCAAAAGACTTCTCGGGATTTTCTTCAGAAACAGGATCAAGCTACGGCATCCAGCGATACGGCATAACCAGCTCGTTCGGCACCAGAATAAGAAAAAACGGCCTCTTCGTGTTTGACGTAACGTTACAAAACGCACAATCATATCCGGACTCGGACAACACCGAAATTTTTCGGACCGACAACCTCAACATGCTTTCGTTCGGCATGCAGTTCACCCTTGATTCACGAAACAACTCCCTGATTCCGACCGAAGGACGATACACCAACCTCAGGTATGCCGTAACCCCTCCGATACTTGATGCAAACGAAACATACTGGCAAGTATCGGGCACTCACGAAGAAAACATTCCCTTGAGCAGTTCAGCAACCGTGCAACTTTCCGGCATGTTCGGATTAAGCAGCAGCTCCATGCCCCTTTCAGAGAAATTTTATCTCGGAGGCCAGGGCAATCTTTACAGCAGAAGATTTATCGGTCTGAAACAAAACGACCTGATAGGAAACAACATGGCGGCAGCAGGCATACAGTTTCGATATACGCCACCCTTCGAAATTCTGTTCCCCGCATCTTTTCTCCTGCACTACTCGATCGGCAATGCCTGGGAACGTCGGGATCAAATCTCATTTGCCCGGCTGATTCAGGGAATCGGAGCCGGTCTGATGTGGGATACGCCCATCGGGCCCGCAAGATTCACCGTCTCGAAAGCCTTTGCGTTTCTGCCGTATGCCGACAGCAACGAAACCTCATCATTAAGATTTTCCGATACCATACTCTATTTCAGTCTGGGACATGATTTTTGA
- a CDS encoding sigma-70 family RNA polymerase sigma factor, with protein MRQLKISKQITNRESLSLDRYLQEIGKYDLLTAEDEVKLTKAIKEGYDTPVDTVEYRRAKRALDKLIKGNLRFVVSVAKQYQNQGLTLGDLINEGNLGLIKAAKRFDETRGFKFISYAVWWIRQSILQALAEQSRIVRLPLNRVGTLNKISKAYSQLEQEFERDPNTRELANLLDMDSQDVADTLKIAGRHVSVDAPFAQGDDNRLLDVLQNDGHLPDHGLNKDSLTLEVERSLSVLAPREADVIRSYFGIGMDNPLTLEEIGEKFKLTRERVRQIKEKAIRRLRQSAYSKILKEYIGS; from the coding sequence ATGAGGCAACTTAAAATAAGCAAGCAGATTACCAATCGTGAGAGCCTGTCGCTTGATCGGTATCTGCAGGAGATAGGAAAGTATGATTTACTGACCGCCGAAGATGAGGTGAAACTGACCAAGGCGATCAAGGAGGGTTATGATACACCGGTTGATACCGTCGAATACAGAAGGGCCAAGCGTGCGCTTGACAAGTTGATCAAGGGAAACCTGAGGTTTGTTGTTTCTGTTGCCAAACAGTACCAGAATCAGGGGCTTACGCTCGGCGATCTTATTAATGAAGGGAATCTTGGTTTGATCAAGGCAGCCAAACGCTTCGATGAAACGAGGGGATTCAAGTTTATCTCCTATGCGGTCTGGTGGATTCGTCAGTCTATTCTTCAGGCGCTTGCCGAACAGTCGAGGATTGTGAGGCTGCCGCTGAACAGGGTCGGAACCCTGAACAAGATCAGCAAGGCTTACAGCCAGTTGGAACAGGAGTTCGAACGCGATCCGAATACGCGGGAACTTGCCAATCTTCTCGATATGGATTCCCAGGATGTTGCCGATACGCTCAAGATTGCCGGAAGGCATGTTTCTGTTGATGCTCCGTTTGCGCAGGGTGATGATAATCGCCTTCTCGATGTTCTTCAGAATGACGGTCATCTTCCTGACCATGGGCTCAACAAGGACTCTCTCACTCTTGAAGTTGAACGATCTCTCTCCGTGCTTGCTCCGAGAGAAGCGGACGTGATCCGTTCCTATTTCGGCATAGGGATGGATAATCCACTGACCCTTGAGGAGATTGGCGAAAAATTCAAGCTGACCCGCGAGCGTGTTCGCCAGATCAAGGAAAAAGCGATACGCAGGTTGCGCCAGTCGGCATACAGCAAGATTCTTAAGGAGTATATCGGCAGTTAA
- the clpP gene encoding ATP-dependent Clp endopeptidase proteolytic subunit ClpP, producing MANINFGFEHHARKLYSGAIEQGITGSLVPMVIETSGRGERAFDIFSRLLRERIIFLGSGIDEHVAGLIMAQLIFLESEDPERDIYIYVNSPGGSVSAGLGIYDTMQYIRPDVSTVCVGMAASMGAFLLASGTKGKRASLPHSRIMIHQPSGGAQGQESDIIIQAREIEKIRRLLEEILASHTGKDVQQVREDSERDRWMNAQEALEYGIIDQIFEKRPKPDKEKES from the coding sequence ATGGCAAATATCAACTTCGGTTTTGAGCATCATGCACGCAAACTCTATTCAGGCGCCATAGAGCAGGGAATCACCGGTTCGCTTGTGCCTATGGTTATTGAAACATCGGGTCGCGGCGAACGCGCTTTCGATATTTTTTCGAGATTGCTCAGAGAGCGGATTATTTTTCTTGGCAGCGGCATCGATGAGCATGTTGCCGGCCTTATTATGGCGCAGCTTATTTTTCTTGAGTCGGAAGATCCTGAGCGCGATATCTATATTTATGTCAACTCTCCAGGCGGCAGCGTGTCGGCGGGTCTGGGAATTTATGATACCATGCAGTATATCCGTCCGGATGTTTCGACGGTCTGCGTAGGCATGGCTGCAAGCATGGGCGCTTTTCTGCTCGCCAGCGGAACAAAGGGTAAACGGGCTTCGCTGCCTCATTCAAGAATCATGATTCATCAGCCGTCCGGCGGGGCTCAGGGACAGGAGAGCGATATCATTATCCAGGCGCGTGAAATAGAAAAGATCAGGAGGCTTCTTGAAGAGATTCTTGCCAGTCATACCGGCAAGGATGTTCAGCAGGTCAGGGAGGATTCCGAAAGAGATCGCTGGATGAATGCCCAGGAGGCGCTTGAGTACGGCATTATCGATCAGATATTTGAAAAACGTCCGAAACCGGATAAGGAAAAGGAGTCCTGA
- the thyX gene encoding FAD-dependent thymidylate synthase: MQVRLISATSPLISIDNKPLSAEGLMAYCARVSSPHQENDSYEKLLAYCLEHKHWSVFEMADMTVEIVTSRAISPQILRHRSFQFQEFSQRYAKAQAIETYRPRRQDNKNRQNSLDDLDPSTCAWFDETQKNIAGLAMEKYNEALERGIAKECARVLLPLATQTKLYMKGSVRSWIHYLEIRTLESTQKEHREIAIEIKHIFSERFPAVSKALGWS; this comes from the coding sequence ATGCAGGTACGCCTGATTTCGGCCACTTCCCCGCTGATCAGTATCGACAACAAACCACTTTCGGCAGAGGGCCTCATGGCTTACTGCGCGCGAGTATCCAGCCCGCACCAGGAAAACGACAGTTACGAAAAGCTGCTCGCATACTGCCTGGAACATAAACACTGGAGCGTTTTCGAAATGGCTGATATGACCGTTGAAATCGTCACATCAAGGGCAATATCTCCCCAGATTCTCCGACACAGAAGCTTTCAGTTTCAGGAATTCTCACAACGATACGCAAAAGCCCAGGCGATAGAAACATACCGGCCACGCCGCCAGGACAATAAAAACCGGCAAAACTCCCTCGACGACCTCGACCCTTCCACCTGCGCCTGGTTTGACGAAACGCAAAAAAACATAGCCGGTCTGGCGATGGAAAAATATAACGAGGCATTGGAAAGAGGTATTGCCAAAGAGTGCGCAAGAGTCCTTTTACCGCTTGCCACGCAGACAAAGCTGTACATGAAGGGATCGGTACGCAGCTGGATACACTATCTGGAAATCAGAACCCTTGAAAGCACGCAGAAAGAACACCGGGAAATAGCGATCGAAATAAAACACATATTTTCAGAACGATTCCCCGCTGTATCGAAAGCGCTTGGCTGGAGTTAA
- a CDS encoding valine--tRNA ligase, whose protein sequence is MSEQKAPLNLEKTYNHQDVEERWRSAHWEALGLFHAESSRVLGHEKAPYTVLMPPPNVTGSLTLGHVLNHTLQDIFIRYSRMTGREALWLPGTDHAGIATQTVVEKKLKKEGVTRHELGRREFLEHVWQWRDEYGGLILRQLRRLGISCDWRRNLFTMDESASQAVVNAFVALYRDGLIYRGTRIINWCPVSQTALSDEEVIMKPRRDKLVYVQYSLVNQPGKYITVATVRPETILGDVAIAVNPADPRYRELIGELAVVPLAGRHIPIIADEYVDIEFGTGALKITPAHDPNDYEVARRHNFQPISVVGKDGRMTDSFGYAGMDRFEAREKIIRDLEEEGSLVRVEEYEHNVGYSERADVVVEPYLSEQWFVRMKPLAERALQVVNDGEIRFHPPHWINTYRHWMENIQDWCISRQLWWGHRIPAWYEPDGKVWVASSYEEACHLAGTDKLVQEDDVLDTWFSSWLWPLTTLGWTGTHSDNDDLRAFYPTSTLVTGPDIIFFWVARMIMAGLYFKGDVPFRDVYFTSIIRDMKGRKLSKSLGNSPDPLKVIDTYGTDALRFTIIYIAPLGQDVLFGEEKCELGRNFATKLWNASRLVFMLRERFFSSGDAFEKRYRAFSVDERSFSFAEERVVMQRYHTMLERYHGAFSQFRVNDIVKNVYDFFWGDYCDWYLEALKIKLSGVQEGEAAQDAVCLAVHLLEGILKVLHPVMPFITDEIWHHIASCSIDESIALSAMPSVDEGWLKTDTTLDALPQLLIAEVRSLRALFTVPAGTMAPLTIKPATEGAREVLVANSAIISAMTRCEVGIAMDCQRPRHAAGSLVEGNELFIQLEGLISFDKERDRLVKEIARVSGYIASLEKKLSNRSFVDNASADVVDKEREKKGEAERNLAKFKDNLDVLSN, encoded by the coding sequence ATGAGTGAGCAAAAAGCACCGTTGAATCTTGAAAAAACCTATAATCATCAGGACGTTGAAGAGCGGTGGCGAAGTGCCCACTGGGAGGCGCTGGGACTTTTCCATGCTGAAAGTTCGAGGGTGCTTGGCCATGAAAAAGCTCCTTATACGGTTTTAATGCCTCCGCCTAACGTGACCGGCAGTCTGACGCTTGGTCATGTGCTCAATCATACGTTACAGGATATTTTTATTCGATACAGCAGAATGACTGGCCGCGAAGCGCTCTGGCTTCCCGGTACCGATCATGCGGGAATCGCTACGCAGACCGTCGTCGAGAAAAAGCTGAAAAAAGAGGGCGTGACCCGCCATGAACTCGGCAGGCGCGAGTTTCTTGAGCATGTGTGGCAGTGGCGCGATGAGTATGGCGGTCTTATTCTTCGACAGCTTCGACGGCTCGGCATCTCCTGCGACTGGCGCCGGAACCTGTTTACCATGGACGAGAGCGCTTCGCAGGCCGTGGTGAACGCTTTTGTCGCGCTCTATCGGGATGGGCTGATTTATCGTGGCACCCGAATCATCAACTGGTGTCCTGTTTCCCAGACGGCGCTCTCTGACGAGGAGGTGATCATGAAACCTCGTCGGGACAAGTTGGTCTATGTACAGTATTCGCTGGTGAATCAGCCGGGAAAATATATAACCGTCGCCACTGTCCGTCCTGAAACCATCCTTGGTGACGTCGCCATTGCCGTTAATCCTGCCGATCCCCGGTATCGTGAGCTCATAGGCGAGCTTGCTGTTGTTCCTCTTGCAGGGCGCCATATTCCGATTATTGCCGATGAGTATGTCGATATCGAGTTTGGTACCGGTGCGTTGAAAATCACTCCGGCTCATGATCCCAATGACTATGAGGTGGCGCGACGCCACAATTTTCAGCCGATTTCCGTTGTAGGCAAGGATGGCAGAATGACGGATTCGTTCGGATATGCCGGAATGGATCGTTTTGAGGCGCGTGAAAAAATTATCAGGGATCTTGAGGAAGAGGGCAGTCTGGTCCGGGTTGAGGAGTACGAGCATAACGTCGGGTACTCGGAGCGTGCCGATGTTGTCGTTGAGCCCTACCTTTCTGAACAGTGGTTCGTCAGGATGAAGCCTCTTGCCGAACGTGCGCTGCAGGTTGTCAATGACGGGGAGATCCGTTTTCATCCGCCGCACTGGATCAATACCTATCGTCACTGGATGGAGAATATTCAGGACTGGTGTATCTCCCGTCAGCTCTGGTGGGGGCATCGAATTCCCGCATGGTATGAGCCGGACGGGAAGGTGTGGGTTGCTTCGTCATATGAAGAGGCTTGCCATCTTGCCGGTACCGACAAGCTGGTTCAGGAGGATGATGTGCTCGATACCTGGTTCTCCTCATGGCTCTGGCCTCTGACCACCCTGGGATGGACAGGTACGCATTCGGACAATGATGATCTCAGGGCATTTTATCCTACCAGCACCCTGGTTACCGGTCCGGATATTATTTTTTTCTGGGTTGCCAGAATGATCATGGCCGGCCTCTATTTCAAGGGCGACGTTCCTTTCAGGGATGTTTATTTTACCAGCATTATCAGGGATATGAAGGGGCGCAAGCTTTCGAAGTCTCTGGGCAACTCGCCCGATCCTCTCAAGGTTATCGATACCTATGGTACCGACGCTCTTCGGTTTACGATCATCTATATCGCTCCGCTTGGGCAGGATGTTCTGTTTGGCGAGGAAAAATGCGAGCTTGGCCGCAATTTTGCTACGAAACTCTGGAATGCGTCAAGGCTTGTCTTCATGCTGAGGGAGAGGTTTTTCAGTTCCGGGGATGCGTTCGAGAAGAGATACCGTGCTTTTTCAGTCGATGAGCGGTCGTTTTCCTTTGCTGAAGAGCGGGTTGTCATGCAGCGCTATCATACCATGCTTGAGCGGTATCATGGTGCTTTCAGTCAGTTCCGGGTTAATGATATTGTGAAAAACGTCTATGACTTTTTCTGGGGTGATTATTGCGACTGGTACCTCGAAGCGTTGAAAATAAAGCTCTCCGGCGTTCAGGAGGGCGAGGCGGCTCAGGATGCGGTCTGTCTTGCCGTGCATCTGCTCGAAGGGATCCTCAAGGTTCTCCATCCGGTCATGCCGTTTATTACCGATGAGATATGGCATCATATCGCGAGCTGTTCGATTGACGAGAGTATCGCGCTTTCGGCAATGCCTTCGGTCGATGAGGGGTGGTTGAAAACCGATACAACGCTGGACGCTCTTCCCCAACTGCTCATTGCGGAGGTTCGCAGCCTCAGGGCGCTTTTTACCGTTCCGGCGGGAACGATGGCTCCCTTAACGATAAAGCCTGCCACAGAGGGCGCACGAGAGGTGCTTGTGGCCAATAGCGCAATTATCAGCGCGATGACCAGATGTGAGGTTGGTATTGCAATGGATTGTCAGCGTCCGCGCCATGCTGCCGGGTCGCTCGTTGAAGGGAATGAACTTTTTATACAGCTTGAGGGGTTGATTTCGTTTGACAAGGAGCGCGATCGCCTGGTTAAGGAGATAGCGCGGGTTTCGGGTTATATCGCTTCGCTTGAGAAAAAACTGTCGAACCGGAGTTTTGTCGACAATGCTTCGGCTGACGTTGTTGACAAAGAGCGGGAAAAAAAGGGCGAGGCGGAACGGAACCTTGCGAAGTTCAAGGATAATCTTGATGTTTTGAGTAATTGA